The Deinococcus hopiensis KR-140 sequence CGAATGGGCTTTCCACTAGACTGTCCCCCATGAACGGGTCCGGCCTGATTGAGCGTCCCGTCACCTGGGTGACGCTGGCGGGCTTTATGGGCACCGGGAAGAGCCGCATTGGGTGGGAACTCTCGCGGGCACTCGCCCTGCATTTCGTCGATACCGACAAGTTGATCACCCGTGTGGTAGGCAAGAGCATTCCCGAGGTCTTTGCCGAGGAGGGCGAGGGGTATTTCCGCGCGTGCGAGGCTGAGGTGGTCCGGCGTGTCACCCGTCTGGACCATGCGGTGATCAGCCTCGGCGGGGGCACCTTTATCCACGAGGGCAACCGCCACCGTCTGCTGGAGCGCGGTCCCGTCGTGGTGCTGTGGGCCACACCGGAAACGGTTTACCAGCGGACCCGGCACAGTGACCGGCCCCTGCTCAAGACCCCCGATCCCCTGTCGCAGATTCGCACCCTGATGACCGAGCGCGAGCCGCACTACCGTCAGGGCACCATCCACGTCCACAGCGATGGGCGCCCCGCCGAGGAAATCGTGGAAGAGATCATTGAGCGCCTGTGGGCCTGGGCCGACACGCAGGCGGCCTGGGTGACCGAACCCGGCTCGGGGGTCGGTGAACGTGCGGCGGATTGAGGTGGGGGGTTCCCAGCCCTACGCCGTGGAGGTTGGGGCGGGGCTGCTCGGCCAGGCGCGGATAAATGGACGTCAGGTGGCCCTGATCCATCCGGCGGACTTACCCCCGGACTTCGTGCAAGCGGTGCAGGAAGTCCTCGCGCCGGTGGTGACGGTGGAGGTGCCGCCCCGCGACGACTGCAAGACGCTCACCGTGCTGGAAGGCGTGCTGTCCCGGCTGGCAACGGTCAACCTGCCCCGTGACGGCGCGGTGGTAGGCATGGGCGGCGGCGCGGTCACGGACCTCGCGGGCTTTGCGGCCGCCAGCTACCTGCGCGGCGTCGCCTTCTACACCATGCCCACCACCCTGCTGGGCATGGTGGACGCGGCGGTGGGCGGCAAGACGGGCGTGAACCTGCCCGAGGGCAAGAACCTGGTGGGGGCCTTCTGGCCGCCAAGGGCAGTGTGGTGCGACACCGACACGCTCGCCACCCTGCCCCCCACCGTCTTCCGCGAGGGGGCCGCCGAGGCGTACAAACACGGCCTGATTGCGGACTCCACGCTGCTGGACCGGGTGCTCTCGCCGGATTTCCGCCCAGGTGGACCGGGGCTGGAAGACACCCTCGCCGACGCCATTCAGGTCAAGGCGGAGGTGGTGACGCGGGACCTGACCGAGCAAGGTGAGCGGGCGTTTCTGAACTTCGGGCACACGCTGGCGCACGCACTGGAAGCGGTGACCCATCACGCTGTACCGCACGGCGAGGCCGTGGGCTACGGGATGCACTATGCCGCCCGGCTTTCATCCGCCCAGGGTGGCGCGGACCTCACGGAACGAACCCTCGCCTTTCTGCGCTGGCAGCGGCCCCAGCCCCTCCCCCACCTGGGCTTCGACGACCTGTGGCCCTATATGGCCCGCGACAAGAAGGCGGACAGCGAGGGCGTGCGCTTCGTGCTGCTGCATGATCTGGCTCGGCCTTACCTGACGCGGGTACCCGAAGACGTACTGCGGGAGGAATTTAACCGCTGGCAGGACGAGGTGAGGGCGGCGCTGCTTCCCGTACAGTAGGCGCATGAATCTCCTGGCCGTCTTCAGCCACCCTGACGATGAGTGCGGTTGCGCAGCCACACTCGCCAAACATGCCCTGCGTGGCGATCAGGTCATGATCGTGTGGACCACCTACGGCGAGATGTCAAGCAAGTTCCGCGGCATTCCACACGCCGAGGTCAAGGCGACGCGCGAACGCTGGGGAACGGACGTGGCGGGAATGATCGGCGCGCGTCACCACTTCTTCGATATGGGCGACACGCGGATGCAAGGGTCCAGGGAAGAAGCGCTACAACTCGCGCGGCTGTACGCCGAATTTAAACCCGACGCCATCATCACCTGGGACGACAAGGGGGGCGGAACCTTTACCCCTCATCCCGATCACCGGGCCACGGTGAAGATCGCCTACGACGCCCTCGTGCTGGCCCGGCTGCCCAAGGCACTGATGGAAGGCCAGGAGGAAAACGGGGAACCGGAACCCCACCGGAAAACGGTCAACTTCTATCAGTACGCCCAGTACGGCACCCCGGACCCAACGCTGCCCATCGTCCACGTGGACGTGACCGAGACCATCGAGGTGGCGGGGCAGGTGTACGGCTATTACGCGCGGCACATGCACGGCCAGGAGGGCGACTTTCCCATGGACCGCTTCAAGATTGGCAGAGCTGCGAACGCCCACCACACCGGGGGGCAATTCACCGAGAAATACACGGTCAAGCGGATGTACCACCCCGTTATTCCTTACCTGCTCTGACCCCCCCCCGCACTTCACGCACCTGTTACGCTGCCCCCATGCTGCTCGTGCTGAACGGCCCCAACCTCAACCGCCTCGGCCTGCGCGAACCCGGCGTGTACGGCTCCCAGACGCTCGAAGACCTGGAGCGGCTGTGCGAGGCCTGGGGCGCGGAACTGGAAACGCCCGTCACTTGCCGCCAGAGCAACTACGAGGGGCAACTGCTCGAATGGGTACAAGACGCCCAGGAACACGGCTTTACCGGCATCGTGATCAATCCCGGCGCGCTGACGCATTCTTCCTACGCCCTGCGAGACGCCATCGCGGGGCAACCCCTGCCCGTGGTGGAGGTCCACATCAGCAACGTAGACGCGCGCGAAGCGTTCCGGCACACGTCGGTCACGGCGGCGGTCTGCCGGGGCAAGATCAGCGGCCTGGGCTTTCTGGGCTACCGCCTGGCGATGGAGGCGCTGCTGGAGGGGAGCGGATGAGGCGCGGGCGCAGCCCCGTTTTATTGGCCAGGGCCTCCTGACCGGATGCGCTCCTTCCTCGGCGCGAGGCGAACAGGAGTTCTCGGCCACGCCCAGCCTCTGAAAAGGCCAGGTTGCCGTGAGGGTCACGAATCTGGGGCCCAACGACCTCTGGCCCGGTCCCAACTTCTGCCCTGGAAAACTTAACGCCGGCGTAGAGAAAAAGCGACGGCCTGTCCCCCTCCAGGTCGTGAGTGGCGGCGCCTTTTTGGGAGATAGATGCGCCGCTGTGCTGCCGCCGCCCAAAATAACTGCGGGTAAGCGGGAAAAGCCGGGAACCTCGGGGTGGATCCGCGTTTAGGGCGTCTGTCCGAGTGGCGCCGCGCGTGGAAGGGCAGGGGCACCCTTCACGGCGCCCTTCTCCCCCATGCGCCTTCAGGTTCGCTCGCCGGGCTCGGTTAAAAAGCAGTCCGCACTTTGACACCACCACGGAGCCTACGGGGCCCCGAAAGCCACCTGCACCCTTGCCCCACCCCCCCAACCTCTGATACCTTTACCTTTAGTGTCTCGCGCTTGGTAGGGCCGGGACGACCGGGAGGCACCCGGAGGCGCACGCTGACTTTCTCCCCCGAAGGGCGCGGGGCGCACTCGCAGCCAAATCCCCTAACTGGAGCAACACGGTGAAAACTTACGTTCCCAAGAACGACGAGCAGAACTGGATCGTGGTGGACGCGGCGAACGTGCCGCTGGGCCGCCTCGCCACGCTGATCGCCAGCCGTATCCGCGGCAAGCACCGCCCCGACTTCACGCCCAACATGATCCAGGGCGACTTCGTGGTCGTGCTCAACGCCGCGCAGGTGGCGCTGACGGGCAACAAGCTCGACGGCAAGGTGTACACCCGCTACACCGGTTACCAGGGCGGCCTGAAAACGGAAACCGCCCGTCAGGCGCTGGCCAAGCACCCCGAGCGCGTGATTGAGCACGCCGTGTTCGGCATGCTGCCCAAGGGCCGTCAGGGCCGCGCCATGCACAGCCGCCTGAAGGTCTACGCGGGCAGCGCGCATCCCCACGCCGCCCAGAAGCCCCAAGTGCTCGAGGTCAAATAATGGCTACTGAACAGTATTACGGTACGGGCCGCCGCAAGGCCGC is a genomic window containing:
- a CDS encoding shikimate kinase — encoded protein: MNDPEIPEGVPVTLPNGLSTRLSPMNGSGLIERPVTWVTLAGFMGTGKSRIGWELSRALALHFVDTDKLITRVVGKSIPEVFAEEGEGYFRACEAEVVRRVTRLDHAVISLGGGTFIHEGNRHRLLERGPVVVLWATPETVYQRTRHSDRPLLKTPDPLSQIRTLMTEREPHYRQGTIHVHSDGRPAEEIVEEIIERLWAWADTQAAWVTEPGSGVGERAAD
- the aroB gene encoding 3-dehydroquinate synthase, which translates into the protein MRRIEVGGSQPYAVEVGAGLLGQARINGRQVALIHPADLPPDFVQAVQEVLAPVVTVEVPPRDDCKTLTVLEGVLSRLATVNLPRDGAVVGMGGGAVTDLAGFAAASYLRGVAFYTMPTTLLGMVDAAVGGKTGVNLPEGKNLVGAFWPPRAVWCDTDTLATLPPTVFREGAAEAYKHGLIADSTLLDRVLSPDFRPGGPGLEDTLADAIQVKAEVVTRDLTEQGERAFLNFGHTLAHALEAVTHHAVPHGEAVGYGMHYAARLSSAQGGADLTERTLAFLRWQRPQPLPHLGFDDLWPYMARDKKADSEGVRFVLLHDLARPYLTRVPEDVLREEFNRWQDEVRAALLPVQ
- a CDS encoding PIG-L deacetylase family protein, with product MNLLAVFSHPDDECGCAATLAKHALRGDQVMIVWTTYGEMSSKFRGIPHAEVKATRERWGTDVAGMIGARHHFFDMGDTRMQGSREEALQLARLYAEFKPDAIITWDDKGGGTFTPHPDHRATVKIAYDALVLARLPKALMEGQEENGEPEPHRKTVNFYQYAQYGTPDPTLPIVHVDVTETIEVAGQVYGYYARHMHGQEGDFPMDRFKIGRAANAHHTGGQFTEKYTVKRMYHPVIPYLL
- the aroQ gene encoding type II 3-dehydroquinate dehydratase, with translation MLLVLNGPNLNRLGLREPGVYGSQTLEDLERLCEAWGAELETPVTCRQSNYEGQLLEWVQDAQEHGFTGIVINPGALTHSSYALRDAIAGQPLPVVEVHISNVDAREAFRHTSVTAAVCRGKISGLGFLGYRLAMEALLEGSG
- the rplM gene encoding 50S ribosomal protein L13, producing the protein MKTYVPKNDEQNWIVVDAANVPLGRLATLIASRIRGKHRPDFTPNMIQGDFVVVLNAAQVALTGNKLDGKVYTRYTGYQGGLKTETARQALAKHPERVIEHAVFGMLPKGRQGRAMHSRLKVYAGSAHPHAAQKPQVLEVK